In Verrucomicrobiia bacterium, one genomic interval encodes:
- a CDS encoding rhodanese-like domain-containing protein produces MDHSPGFLKLTSEAKTRINEINVEDARARLAANPNAILIDVREDHEWKEGHAAEAVHLGKGILERDLEKLFPDKHTEIIMYCGGGFRSALTADAAQQMGYKKVFSLIGGYKGLVASGWKCTGSGSQA; encoded by the coding sequence ATGGATCATTCACCAGGATTTCTCAAGCTCACGAGCGAAGCGAAAACCCGCATCAACGAAATCAACGTCGAAGATGCCCGCGCCCGGCTCGCGGCAAATCCCAACGCCATATTGATCGATGTGCGTGAGGATCACGAATGGAAGGAAGGTCACGCGGCTGAAGCGGTTCACCTGGGTAAGGGGATTCTGGAGCGCGATCTTGAGAAGCTCTTTCCCGACAAACACACCGAGATCATCATGTATTGCGGCGGCGGATTTCGCTCGGCGCTGACCGCTGATGCCGCGCAGCAGATGGGATACAAAAAGGTGTTTTCGCTGATCGGCGGTTACAAAGGGCTGGTGGCGTCAGGCTGGAAGTGCACTGGCAGCGGTTCTCAAGCCTGA
- a CDS encoding aminotransferase class V-fold PLP-dependent enzyme — protein sequence MTSREPLVFKFASEDWEFEQIHRLNYKTFVEEIPQHQSSPTHRLVDKFHAENTYLICLCGNKVVGMLAARGNRPFSLDQKLPNLDSYLPAGRTVCEVRLLAIEKKFRGAQVLQGLLALLWQYSIEKGYDSAVISGTTRQFRLYQHLGFVPFGPVVGNGEAQFQPMFVAMETFETSAREFLRSSVSRAFQPSSVNFLPGPVAVRRQVRRAFEQAPESHRSDAFMRDFKAAKQLLTQLVGAGRVELLQGSGTLANDVIAAQLSLEERPGIVLSNGEFGQRLVDHARRFELNFQAVAFAWGAPFDWSRIRQSLESAEKPGWLWCVHCETSTSVLNDLARLKTLCAEFDIRLCLDCISSVGTVPVDLSGVYLASSSSGKGLRSYPGISMVFYNHELKPAARPLPRYLDLAYYAQQGGVPFTFSSNLLHALHAAIKPVDWEHRFNTIKGISDWLRARLVEMGFATVGSSTTTSPAVITIALPPELNSVKTSELLQESGYLVSYNSEYLRAKNWIQICLMGECAREKVVSVANALQRICNRNSNLSNAKTQA from the coding sequence ATGACTTCACGCGAGCCGCTGGTTTTCAAGTTTGCCTCCGAAGACTGGGAGTTTGAGCAGATTCACCGCTTGAACTACAAAACGTTTGTCGAAGAAATCCCCCAGCACCAAAGCTCGCCGACGCATCGGCTGGTCGACAAATTCCACGCCGAGAACACATACCTGATCTGCCTCTGCGGAAACAAGGTGGTCGGCATGCTTGCCGCACGCGGCAACCGCCCCTTCTCCCTTGACCAAAAACTCCCCAATCTGGATTCGTATTTGCCTGCAGGCCGAACGGTCTGTGAAGTCCGTCTTCTGGCCATCGAGAAGAAATTCCGGGGCGCGCAGGTGCTGCAGGGATTGCTCGCTCTCCTGTGGCAATACAGCATCGAAAAGGGTTACGACTCGGCTGTGATCTCTGGCACGACGCGGCAGTTTCGGCTGTACCAGCATCTTGGATTTGTTCCCTTCGGCCCCGTGGTGGGCAATGGCGAGGCGCAGTTTCAGCCAATGTTTGTGGCGATGGAAACATTTGAAACCAGTGCGCGGGAATTCCTGCGCTCCTCGGTTTCGCGCGCGTTCCAGCCAAGCTCCGTCAATTTTCTCCCCGGCCCTGTTGCTGTTCGGCGGCAGGTTCGCCGCGCCTTTGAACAGGCTCCTGAATCGCATCGCTCGGATGCGTTCATGAGAGATTTCAAGGCTGCGAAACAGCTTCTGACCCAGCTTGTGGGGGCCGGGCGGGTGGAACTGCTTCAAGGTTCAGGCACTCTGGCCAACGACGTCATTGCCGCGCAGCTGTCCCTCGAGGAGCGTCCTGGCATTGTGCTCTCCAACGGCGAATTCGGACAGCGCCTGGTCGATCACGCGCGCCGCTTCGAACTGAATTTCCAGGCGGTCGCATTTGCGTGGGGGGCGCCATTCGATTGGTCCCGCATCAGGCAGTCGCTTGAATCAGCAGAGAAGCCAGGCTGGCTGTGGTGCGTGCATTGTGAAACTTCGACGAGCGTGCTGAACGACCTGGCAAGGCTGAAGACGCTCTGCGCCGAGTTCGATATCCGGCTTTGCCTGGATTGCATCAGCAGCGTCGGGACCGTTCCTGTTGATTTGTCAGGCGTTTACCTCGCCTCCTCTTCCAGCGGCAAGGGTTTGCGTTCCTATCCGGGCATTTCGATGGTGTTCTACAATCACGAATTGAAACCCGCGGCGCGTCCACTGCCCCGTTACCTGGACCTTGCCTACTACGCGCAGCAAGGCGGGGTTCCATTCACTTTTTCGTCGAACCTCCTGCATGCCTTGCACGCGGCGATCAAGCCGGTCGATTGGGAACACCGCTTCAATACGATCAAGGGGATTTCCGATTGGCTGCGCGCGCGGCTGGTTGAAATGGGATTTGCAACAGTTGGGTCAAGCACGACCACGTCGCCCGCCGTCATCACGATTGCGCTCCCGCCGGAACTTAATTCTGTGAAGACATCTGAGTTGCTGCAGGAATCGGGGTACCTTGTCAGCTACAACAGCGAATATCTGCGGGCGAAGAATTGGATCCAGATCTGCCTGATGGGCGAATGCGCGCGGGAGAAAGTCGTGTCAGTTGCGAACGCGCTGCAGCGGATTTGCAACCGCAACTCCAATTTGTCCAACGCCAAAACTCAGGCTTGA
- a CDS encoding glycerol-3-phosphate acyltransferase produces MSWIDYWYSANGNLAVGLFLFSYVLGCFTSGYYFVRWFTDQDIRLIGSGNVGARNVGRLLGKKGFFLTVVCDVFKGVLAVWVAHHFTNDPRIILLSMIAVVAGHVWPLQLRFHGGKGMATSIGTLLAFDPQLAAVFAVLFIALLPVFRRTVLPGLIAMACLPLADVWLHPQPAHVTLLSAWAAIVLLAHRRNFVEEFSLLAARRNQPQPEQSQP; encoded by the coding sequence ATGTCCTGGATTGACTATTGGTATTCCGCGAATGGGAACCTCGCTGTCGGTCTTTTTCTTTTTTCCTATGTCCTCGGCTGCTTCACGTCTGGCTATTATTTCGTGCGCTGGTTCACTGACCAGGACATCCGCCTGATTGGCAGCGGCAACGTTGGCGCCCGAAATGTGGGCAGATTGCTCGGGAAAAAGGGCTTTTTTCTGACTGTCGTCTGTGACGTCTTCAAGGGAGTCCTGGCGGTTTGGGTGGCGCATCATTTCACAAATGATCCCCGGATTATTCTCCTGAGCATGATTGCCGTGGTGGCGGGGCACGTCTGGCCGTTGCAATTAAGGTTTCACGGCGGCAAAGGAATGGCGACTTCGATCGGCACGCTGCTCGCGTTCGATCCCCAGCTGGCCGCGGTGTTCGCCGTGCTGTTCATCGCTCTTCTGCCGGTGTTTCGCCGAACCGTCCTTCCGGGATTGATTGCCATGGCCTGCCTCCCACTGGCGGACGTGTGGCTGCATCCGCAACCCGCCCACGTGACGCTTCTTTCCGCATGGGCCGCCATCGTGCTGCTCGCGCATCGCCGCAATTTCGTCGAGGAATTTTCATTATTGGCCGCGCGCCGCAACCAACCGCAACCCGAGCAATCGCAACCATGA
- a CDS encoding Gldg family protein, translated as MKLFSLSSRRRNLLAAARMSLLGIALLSAIVGGGVAILLTRNSTTAHRPLVRSPLSESTRAMLQKLDRPIEIRFYSLLDPATTTAETQAFAERVAQLVSAYEVEAEGQLRVQRINAVSDPDAATAAAHDGLQAFNVHAGEACFLGITVSGGDRRETLPLLSPEWEPAVEADLSRAIARVAAPAESSRPSVADPTLRAASIEQVQRVIPSGDSVSLEDGKQQLRQAAVQELKKVSEETAMMMRDAQEKLARAQASGTDSEQQAALRELQQVQQSQMQKIKEISARSEAQIEAWEGLKTARQ; from the coding sequence ATGAAACTGTTCTCCCTCTCTTCCCGCCGCCGCAACCTGCTCGCCGCCGCGCGCATGTCCCTGCTCGGCATTGCCCTGCTTTCCGCAATTGTCGGAGGTGGAGTGGCCATTCTCCTGACGCGGAATTCCACAACGGCGCACCGTCCACTGGTCCGCAGCCCCCTCAGCGAAAGCACGCGCGCCATGCTCCAGAAGCTGGATCGCCCCATTGAAATCCGCTTCTACTCGCTTCTGGATCCTGCGACGACCACGGCTGAGACGCAGGCTTTTGCCGAACGCGTCGCGCAACTGGTGTCCGCCTACGAAGTGGAAGCCGAGGGACAGCTCCGCGTGCAACGCATCAATGCAGTTTCGGATCCTGATGCTGCAACAGCGGCGGCTCACGATGGGCTGCAGGCATTTAATGTGCATGCCGGCGAGGCATGTTTTCTTGGCATCACGGTGTCGGGGGGGGATCGCCGTGAAACACTTCCCCTGCTCTCCCCTGAATGGGAGCCGGCCGTCGAGGCCGACCTGAGCCGCGCAATTGCGCGCGTCGCCGCCCCCGCCGAATCATCTCGCCCGAGTGTTGCCGATCCCACTCTGCGCGCCGCGTCGATCGAGCAGGTGCAGCGCGTGATTCCGTCCGGGGATTCCGTTTCACTGGAGGATGGAAAGCAACAGCTCCGGCAGGCTGCAGTGCAGGAATTGAAAAAGGTCTCCGAGGAAACCGCCATGATGATGCGGGACGCGCAGGAGAAACTTGCGCGTGCACAGGCGAGTGGAACCGACTCAGAACAGCAGGCCGCGCTGCGCGAACTCCAGCAGGTCCAGCAATCCCAAATGCAAAAGATCAAGGAAATCAGCGCGCGATCGGAAGCGCAGATCGAGGCGTGGGAGGGATTGAAGACGGCGCGTCAATAA
- a CDS encoding multiheme c-type cytochrome codes for MIFLRTAFHIPLICCLALIIATRAADASAAEPVPHLTMTQPGGMPGWPVITSVDRATNGMTVHWEGPPGYYRLFQKKGVQDKNWTQVGTPMLGRQATITTLSSNAFFRISGPSPRYAGSQVCGQCHTDVHNNAMHTRHAEALQTLKQIGQDKNASCLPCHTVGHGLPTGFTSELATPNLAGVQCENCHGPSANHAANEEDITLRPRKDIAAQVCGGCHTDSHHPTYDEFSGTGHANVTEDMSLVSRVDSCGRCHSGSARLTMLKGNSALSVTNDANMGITCVVCHDPHSNTVNPSQLRNPLASTNDFFLSTSGSFASAYREDVNVCAQCHNHRGASFTSSGRPPHHSPQYNMLIGTVGELSGGTKPNQAGAHARLIEKQCVGCHMATEEYVSEAQPAMTGHSFRVETFNSCAECHPFPELLTVFTTFSVSNQVQQLKQALDLWATTKASAALRTKYGARAWEYTTPGSLSSGGPGPSAAEQAQIPINIQKARFNLYIVQYDGSFGVHNGPYAITLLDAARAWIQAELNN; via the coding sequence ATGATCTTCCTGCGAACCGCTTTTCACATACCGCTCATTTGCTGTCTCGCCCTCATCATTGCCACCCGGGCGGCTGATGCATCGGCCGCCGAGCCCGTGCCGCACCTTACAATGACGCAGCCAGGTGGAATGCCGGGCTGGCCGGTGATCACGAGCGTCGATCGCGCAACGAACGGGATGACTGTTCATTGGGAAGGTCCGCCAGGTTATTATCGATTGTTCCAGAAGAAAGGGGTTCAAGACAAAAACTGGACGCAGGTCGGCACACCGATGCTCGGACGCCAGGCCACGATCACCACTCTCTCCAGCAATGCGTTCTTCCGGATTTCCGGACCCTCTCCACGCTATGCCGGCTCACAGGTTTGCGGCCAATGCCATACAGACGTTCACAACAATGCAATGCACACCCGGCACGCTGAGGCGTTACAAACCCTGAAGCAGATCGGGCAGGACAAGAACGCCTCCTGTTTGCCCTGTCACACGGTCGGACACGGACTGCCGACAGGCTTCACTTCGGAACTCGCGACGCCGAACCTGGCTGGCGTGCAATGTGAAAACTGTCATGGCCCGTCAGCGAATCACGCCGCAAACGAGGAGGACATCACGCTGCGTCCGCGCAAGGACATCGCTGCGCAGGTGTGCGGCGGCTGTCATACGGATTCCCATCACCCGACGTATGACGAGTTCAGCGGCACGGGTCACGCCAATGTCACGGAAGACATGAGCCTTGTGAGCCGCGTCGACAGTTGCGGGCGCTGCCATTCGGGTTCGGCCCGGCTGACGATGCTGAAAGGCAACAGTGCGCTGAGCGTTACGAACGACGCGAACATGGGAATCACTTGCGTCGTGTGCCACGATCCTCACAGCAATACGGTGAACCCGTCGCAGTTGCGAAATCCTCTTGCTTCCACCAACGACTTCTTTCTTTCCACATCGGGAAGCTTTGCCTCTGCCTATCGAGAGGACGTCAACGTCTGCGCGCAATGCCACAATCATCGTGGCGCGTCGTTCACGAGCAGCGGCCGCCCGCCGCATCATTCTCCGCAATATAATATGCTCATCGGCACGGTCGGGGAGCTCTCGGGCGGCACCAAGCCAAACCAGGCGGGAGCACATGCGCGATTGATTGAAAAGCAGTGCGTGGGATGTCACATGGCTACTGAGGAATACGTCAGCGAGGCACAACCGGCCATGACGGGCCACAGTTTTCGTGTGGAAACATTCAACAGTTGCGCTGAATGCCATCCGTTCCCCGAGCTCCTCACGGTGTTCACGACGTTCTCCGTATCGAACCAGGTGCAGCAGCTCAAGCAGGCGCTGGATCTTTGGGCAACCACGAAGGCGTCCGCGGCGTTGCGTACAAAATACGGCGCGAGAGCCTGGGAATACACGACGCCTGGCAGCCTTTCGAGTGGCGGGCCGGGACCGAGCGCGGCGGAGCAGGCTCAGATTCCAATCAACATCCAGAAGGCTCGATTCAATTTGTACATTGTCCAATATGACGGCAGCTTCGGTGTGCATAATGGTCCCTACGCGATCACGCTTCTGGATGCAGCGCGCGCCTGGATCCAGGCGGAACTGAACAACTGA
- a CDS encoding cytochrome c3 family protein: protein MRLPNRIKNIPAAAVRWIALAAVAAVVGTVMLACRTTNRAVVVLPDYPGAKYIGSKECEQCHDTIYRDFQTADHARLITGGANALNAGCESCHGPGSVHSDSGGEIKPPFSFSSGRPQPTSALGRQGVDPARATEDVCYQCHQDVRGEFNLPHHHPVPEGKMSCTQCHPPHKGIAHVGGSTRLTSKEENCIQCHPSQRGPHVFEHEAMREGCSACHSAHGSVNPKMLTERDSNLCLKCHFQEVRGDSLLIGGIEHRDRVQQGTCWTAGCHEAVHGSRVNSSLRY, encoded by the coding sequence ATGAGACTTCCAAACAGGATCAAGAATATTCCAGCAGCCGCGGTTCGTTGGATTGCGCTCGCGGCGGTGGCTGCCGTCGTGGGCACAGTAATGCTTGCGTGCCGCACCACGAATCGGGCTGTCGTCGTGCTGCCCGATTACCCAGGCGCAAAATACATTGGCTCCAAGGAATGCGAGCAATGTCATGACACCATTTACAGAGATTTCCAAACGGCTGATCATGCACGCCTGATCACTGGAGGCGCCAACGCCCTGAATGCCGGTTGCGAATCGTGCCATGGCCCGGGCAGTGTGCATTCCGATTCCGGCGGCGAGATCAAGCCGCCGTTCAGCTTCTCGTCAGGCCGGCCACAACCCACCAGTGCTCTCGGACGGCAGGGGGTCGACCCCGCCCGCGCCACGGAAGACGTTTGTTATCAGTGCCACCAAGATGTTCGCGGCGAGTTCAACCTGCCGCATCATCATCCCGTTCCCGAAGGCAAGATGAGTTGCACTCAATGCCATCCACCGCACAAGGGGATCGCGCATGTGGGCGGCAGCACGCGGCTCACATCGAAGGAAGAGAACTGCATCCAGTGCCACCCGTCGCAGCGCGGCCCGCATGTCTTCGAGCATGAGGCAATGCGTGAAGGCTGCTCGGCATGTCACTCGGCCCACGGCAGTGTGAATCCGAAAATGCTGACGGAGCGCGATTCGAACCTGTGCCTCAAGTGCCACTTCCAGGAGGTGCGCGGCGACAGCCTGCTCATCGGCGGCATTGAACACCGCGACCGTGTTCAGCAGGGAACGTGCTGGACGGCGGGCTGTCACGAAGCCGTTCACGGGTCACGCGTGAATTCCTCGCTGCGCTATTAA